From the genome of Miscanthus floridulus cultivar M001 chromosome 10, ASM1932011v1, whole genome shotgun sequence, one region includes:
- the LOC136486461 gene encoding uncharacterized protein isoform X2, which yields MCGRPSYMDASCGGHAASEKYDEEPTNLMRAEGSHSHENDSNEIEKFWVLHLKTLASMLDVLENIIPQMENCKLAANTAENEKTMKGLLGSYYTIVEKLFVVSGGVFLSYAYLLAQKPQGSVDGIWMAIFIGIFTASLSNFILLIHASYLKERGSIDGCEPGILKWLMLLVLAFLYALFCILLRAFANASDLVLWLIGIIGLCSIVLGWVWFFYRKWPKILEEIKAGCCVGEIGIPETAGSASRGGSDGPTGMCAIEVR from the exons ATGTGCGGTAGACCAAGCTATATGGACGCTTCTTGTGGTGGGCATGCAGCTTCTGAAAAATATGATGAG GAGCCTACCAATTTAATGAGAGCTGAGGGAAGCCATTCCCATGAAAACGATAGTAATGAAATTGAGAAATTCTGGGTACTTCACCTGAAGACACTTGCTTCGATGCTTGATGTGTTAGAGAATATCATTCCTCAGATGGAGAACTGCAAG TTGGCAGCCAATACTGCAGAAAACGAGAAGACAATGAAG GGTTTACTGGGTTCTTACTACACTATTGTGGAAAAGCTATTTGTAGTAAGTGGTGGTGTCTTTCTCTCGTATGCATACTTGCTCGCCCAAAAGCCACAAGGGAGCGTCGATGGAATATGGATGGCCATATTCATAGGAATCTTCACAGCATCACTAAGCAATTTCATTCTGTTAATCCATGCTTCATACTTGAAAGAGAGGGGGTCCATTGACGGCTGTGAGCCTGGAATCCTTAAATGGCTGATGCTTTTAGTGCTGGCATTCCTTTATGCACTATTTTGTATCCTACTGCGGGCTTTTGCAAATGCCTCCGACTTGGTTTTATGGCTCATCGGAATCATAGGCCTCTGCTCAATAGTGCTCGGTTGGGTTTGGTTCTTTTACAGAAAGTGGCCCAAG ATTCTGGAAGAAATTAAGGCAGGCTGTTGTGTTGGAGAAATTGGGATACCTGAGACTGCTGGCTCTGCCTCCAGAGGCGGTTCAGATGG GCCAACCGGCATGTGCGCAATTGAAGTGAGATGA
- the LOC136486461 gene encoding uncharacterized protein isoform X1, with the protein MCGRPSYMDASCGGHAASEKYDEKEPTNLMRAEGSHSHENDSNEIEKFWVLHLKTLASMLDVLENIIPQMENCKLAANTAENEKTMKGLLGSYYTIVEKLFVVSGGVFLSYAYLLAQKPQGSVDGIWMAIFIGIFTASLSNFILLIHASYLKERGSIDGCEPGILKWLMLLVLAFLYALFCILLRAFANASDLVLWLIGIIGLCSIVLGWVWFFYRKWPKILEEIKAGCCVGEIGIPETAGSASRGGSDGPTGMCAIEVR; encoded by the exons ATGTGCGGTAGACCAAGCTATATGGACGCTTCTTGTGGTGGGCATGCAGCTTCTGAAAAATATGATGAG AAGGAGCCTACCAATTTAATGAGAGCTGAGGGAAGCCATTCCCATGAAAACGATAGTAATGAAATTGAGAAATTCTGGGTACTTCACCTGAAGACACTTGCTTCGATGCTTGATGTGTTAGAGAATATCATTCCTCAGATGGAGAACTGCAAG TTGGCAGCCAATACTGCAGAAAACGAGAAGACAATGAAG GGTTTACTGGGTTCTTACTACACTATTGTGGAAAAGCTATTTGTAGTAAGTGGTGGTGTCTTTCTCTCGTATGCATACTTGCTCGCCCAAAAGCCACAAGGGAGCGTCGATGGAATATGGATGGCCATATTCATAGGAATCTTCACAGCATCACTAAGCAATTTCATTCTGTTAATCCATGCTTCATACTTGAAAGAGAGGGGGTCCATTGACGGCTGTGAGCCTGGAATCCTTAAATGGCTGATGCTTTTAGTGCTGGCATTCCTTTATGCACTATTTTGTATCCTACTGCGGGCTTTTGCAAATGCCTCCGACTTGGTTTTATGGCTCATCGGAATCATAGGCCTCTGCTCAATAGTGCTCGGTTGGGTTTGGTTCTTTTACAGAAAGTGGCCCAAG ATTCTGGAAGAAATTAAGGCAGGCTGTTGTGTTGGAGAAATTGGGATACCTGAGACTGCTGGCTCTGCCTCCAGAGGCGGTTCAGATGG GCCAACCGGCATGTGCGCAATTGAAGTGAGATGA
- the LOC136486461 gene encoding uncharacterized protein isoform X3, whose product MRAEGSHSHENDSNEIEKFWVLHLKTLASMLDVLENIIPQMENCKLAANTAENEKTMKGLLGSYYTIVEKLFVVSGGVFLSYAYLLAQKPQGSVDGIWMAIFIGIFTASLSNFILLIHASYLKERGSIDGCEPGILKWLMLLVLAFLYALFCILLRAFANASDLVLWLIGIIGLCSIVLGWVWFFYRKWPKILEEIKAGCCVGEIGIPETAGSASRGGSDGPTGMCAIEVR is encoded by the exons ATGAGAGCTGAGGGAAGCCATTCCCATGAAAACGATAGTAATGAAATTGAGAAATTCTGGGTACTTCACCTGAAGACACTTGCTTCGATGCTTGATGTGTTAGAGAATATCATTCCTCAGATGGAGAACTGCAAG TTGGCAGCCAATACTGCAGAAAACGAGAAGACAATGAAG GGTTTACTGGGTTCTTACTACACTATTGTGGAAAAGCTATTTGTAGTAAGTGGTGGTGTCTTTCTCTCGTATGCATACTTGCTCGCCCAAAAGCCACAAGGGAGCGTCGATGGAATATGGATGGCCATATTCATAGGAATCTTCACAGCATCACTAAGCAATTTCATTCTGTTAATCCATGCTTCATACTTGAAAGAGAGGGGGTCCATTGACGGCTGTGAGCCTGGAATCCTTAAATGGCTGATGCTTTTAGTGCTGGCATTCCTTTATGCACTATTTTGTATCCTACTGCGGGCTTTTGCAAATGCCTCCGACTTGGTTTTATGGCTCATCGGAATCATAGGCCTCTGCTCAATAGTGCTCGGTTGGGTTTGGTTCTTTTACAGAAAGTGGCCCAAG ATTCTGGAAGAAATTAAGGCAGGCTGTTGTGTTGGAGAAATTGGGATACCTGAGACTGCTGGCTCTGCCTCCAGAGGCGGTTCAGATGG GCCAACCGGCATGTGCGCAATTGAAGTGAGATGA